One window from the genome of Mycolicibacterium gadium encodes:
- a CDS encoding cytochrome P450: MTTDFDSVDYFTDPSLVPDPHPYYDHVRSKDPVCCPINNGVLAVTGWEAANSVYKDTENYSSCVAVMGPFTPMPFTPEGDDICAQLEEHRTEIIMHEHMVTMDPPHHTDARSVLSRLLTPKRLKENEDFMWRLADRHIDEFIAAGHCEFLNAYAKPFSLLVVADLLGVPEEDHEDFRQAFGAQGEGTNIGSLDHEVIAVNPLAWADEKFSHYIEERRENPRDDVLTSIATAKYPDGSTPEVVDVVRTATFLFAAGQETTAKLLGAAMRVLSDRPDIQQQLRDDRTLIPVFVEECLRMDSPVKSVFRMARKTTTLGDTPVPAGTTVMVSPGAANRDPARFENPHEFSLDRKNVREHIAFSRGIHSCPGAPLARVEGRVSIERILDRMADITVSEEKHGPIDARRYEYEPTFILRGLTEINIEFTPVG, from the coding sequence ATGACCACAGATTTCGACTCGGTCGACTACTTCACCGATCCGTCGTTGGTGCCCGACCCACATCCGTACTACGACCATGTACGCAGCAAGGATCCGGTGTGCTGTCCGATCAACAACGGCGTGCTCGCGGTGACCGGCTGGGAAGCGGCGAACTCCGTCTATAAGGACACCGAGAACTACTCGTCCTGCGTCGCGGTCATGGGGCCCTTCACGCCGATGCCGTTCACGCCGGAGGGCGACGACATCTGCGCGCAGCTCGAGGAGCACCGCACCGAGATCATCATGCACGAGCACATGGTCACGATGGATCCGCCACATCACACCGACGCGCGGTCGGTTCTGTCGCGCCTACTGACGCCGAAGCGCCTCAAGGAGAACGAGGACTTCATGTGGCGACTCGCCGACCGCCACATCGACGAATTCATCGCCGCGGGCCACTGCGAGTTCCTCAATGCCTACGCCAAGCCGTTCTCGCTTCTGGTGGTCGCCGACCTGCTCGGCGTGCCCGAAGAGGACCACGAGGACTTTCGTCAGGCGTTCGGCGCCCAAGGCGAGGGAACCAACATCGGCAGCCTCGACCACGAAGTGATCGCCGTGAACCCGCTCGCATGGGCCGACGAGAAGTTCTCGCATTACATCGAGGAACGCCGAGAGAACCCGCGCGACGACGTGCTCACCTCGATTGCGACCGCGAAGTATCCCGACGGTTCGACCCCCGAGGTGGTCGATGTGGTGCGGACCGCGACGTTCCTGTTCGCAGCCGGCCAGGAGACGACCGCCAAGCTGCTCGGCGCGGCGATGCGGGTGCTCAGCGACCGGCCCGACATTCAGCAGCAGCTGCGTGACGACCGCACGCTCATCCCGGTGTTCGTCGAGGAGTGCCTGCGGATGGACAGCCCGGTGAAGAGCGTGTTCCGGATGGCCCGCAAGACAACGACACTCGGCGACACCCCGGTGCCCGCGGGAACCACGGTGATGGTGAGTCCCGGTGCCGCCAACCGCGACCCTGCCCGCTTCGAGAATCCGCACGAGTTCTCCCTCGACCGCAAGAACGTTCGCGAGCACATCGCGTTCAGCCGCGGCATCCACTCCTGCCCGGGCGCGCCCCTGGCGCGTGTGGAGGGCCGGGTATCGATCGAGCGCATCTTGGACCGGATGGCCGACATCACCGTCAGCGAGGAGAAGCACGGACCGATCGACGCGCGCCGTTACGAGTACGAGCCGACGTTCATCCTGCGCGGACTGACCGAGATCAACATCGAGTTCACGCCCGTCGGCTAG
- a CDS encoding TetR/AcrR family transcriptional regulator: MAEGRGGTRRIGAPEAKNRGVLLDAAEQLLLDEGYAAVTSRRVAEKAGLKPQLVHYYFRTMEDLFLAVFRRMAETGLSVLQTALKSPQPLWALWRFSTQPEATRLTMEFMGLANHRKALRAEIVYHAERFRAEQDAAIAAALDRYGVASDDVPPVVWTVFATSVSQGLVMERALGMTTGHAETFAYCEQWIRRLEGEPLPTDE; this comes from the coding sequence ATGGCCGAGGGTCGTGGGGGGACGCGAAGGATCGGGGCGCCGGAGGCGAAGAACCGCGGTGTGCTCCTCGATGCCGCCGAGCAGCTGCTTCTCGACGAGGGCTACGCCGCGGTAACGTCGCGCCGGGTCGCCGAGAAGGCGGGGCTCAAACCCCAGCTCGTCCACTACTACTTCCGCACCATGGAGGATCTCTTCCTCGCGGTGTTCCGTCGGATGGCCGAAACCGGCCTCAGTGTGCTGCAGACGGCGCTGAAGTCGCCGCAGCCGTTGTGGGCGCTGTGGAGGTTCAGTACGCAGCCCGAGGCGACGAGGCTCACGATGGAATTCATGGGCCTGGCGAATCACCGCAAGGCGCTGCGTGCCGAGATCGTCTACCACGCCGAACGATTCCGGGCTGAACAGGATGCGGCGATCGCGGCAGCGCTGGACCGGTACGGCGTCGCATCCGACGACGTTCCGCCAGTGGTGTGGACGGTGTTCGCGACGAGCGTGTCCCAGGGGCTGGTGATGGAACGCGCGCTCGGCATGACCACCGGCCACGCCGAGACGTTCGCGTACTGCGAGCAATGGATCCGCCGCCTGGAGGGCGAGCCGCTTCCGACGGACGAGTGA
- a CDS encoding thiolase family protein, whose translation MTNDVAIIGVGLHPFGRFDKTAMEMGAEAIQLALTDAGVDWKDIQFGFGGSYEVSNPDAVTRLVGLTGITFTNVFNACATAASAIQQTADTIRLGKYDIGIAIGLDKHPRGAFTDDPAKLALPQWYAENGQFVTTKFFGIKANHYIHKHGISQETLARVANKNFRNGALNPNAFRRKEISVDEILNSAVLNYPLTQYMFCAPDEGAAAVIMCRGDIAHKFTDKPVFVRASEIRTRTFGAYEVHATCAPLDEDPSPTVYAAKAAYEAAGIGPDDVDIAQLQDTDAGAEVIHMAETGLCADGEQEKLLADGATEIHGTIPINTDGGLIANGEPIGASGLRQVHELVRQLRGEAGDRQVPGEPKVGLAQVYGAPGTASATILSV comes from the coding sequence ATGACGAATGACGTCGCCATCATCGGGGTGGGCCTCCACCCGTTCGGCCGGTTCGACAAGACGGCCATGGAGATGGGCGCCGAAGCGATCCAGCTCGCCCTCACCGACGCGGGTGTCGACTGGAAGGACATCCAGTTCGGCTTCGGCGGCAGCTACGAGGTGTCCAATCCCGACGCTGTCACCCGCCTGGTGGGGCTGACCGGCATCACGTTCACCAACGTGTTCAACGCCTGCGCCACCGCGGCGTCGGCCATTCAGCAGACGGCGGACACCATTCGCCTCGGCAAATACGACATCGGGATCGCCATCGGGTTGGACAAGCATCCCCGCGGCGCTTTCACCGACGACCCCGCCAAGCTGGCCCTACCCCAGTGGTATGCCGAGAACGGCCAGTTCGTCACCACCAAATTCTTCGGCATCAAGGCCAACCACTACATCCACAAGCACGGCATCTCACAGGAGACCCTGGCCCGGGTGGCCAACAAGAACTTCCGCAATGGCGCGCTGAACCCGAACGCGTTCCGCCGCAAGGAGATCTCGGTCGACGAGATCCTCAACTCCGCGGTGCTGAACTACCCGCTCACCCAGTACATGTTCTGCGCCCCGGACGAGGGGGCGGCCGCGGTGATCATGTGCCGCGGGGACATCGCACATAAGTTCACCGACAAGCCGGTGTTCGTGCGCGCCAGCGAGATCCGGACGCGCACCTTTGGTGCCTACGAGGTACACGCCACCTGTGCGCCTCTTGACGAGGACCCTTCGCCGACGGTGTACGCCGCCAAAGCCGCCTACGAGGCGGCCGGCATCGGTCCCGACGACGTCGACATCGCACAGTTACAGGACACCGACGCGGGCGCCGAGGTGATCCACATGGCCGAGACCGGACTCTGCGCGGACGGCGAACAGGAGAAGCTGCTGGCCGACGGCGCCACCGAGATCCACGGCACCATTCCGATCAACACCGACGGCGGTCTGATCGCCAACGGCGAACCCATCGGCGCCTCTGGTCTGCGGCAGGTCCACGAGTTGGTGCGCCAGCTTCGCGGCGAGGCGGGCGACCGGCAGGTTCCCGGGGAGCCGAAGGTTGGTTTGGCGCAGGTCTACGGCGCGCCGGGTACCGCCTCGGCGACGATTCTTTCGGTCTGA
- a CDS encoding Zn-ribbon domain-containing OB-fold protein, with protein MRTLFSLDENAISDYGHSVSTQKALAPEISTWPDENPQLIGSRCGACGATTFPIQQRCPRCSSGEMSDVHLPRRGTLVAWTTQGFPPGAPYKGPAGKDFVPFGVGLVQLDDVIRVEGRLTENDPQKLEFGMEVELTMVPFTTDDEGNEIITFAFQPV; from the coding sequence ATGCGGACATTGTTCTCTCTAGACGAGAACGCCATTTCCGATTATGGTCACTCCGTGTCCACCCAGAAAGCGCTCGCACCGGAGATCTCCACGTGGCCCGACGAGAACCCGCAGCTGATCGGCAGTCGCTGCGGTGCGTGCGGAGCGACGACGTTTCCCATCCAGCAACGCTGCCCGCGGTGCAGCAGCGGCGAGATGTCAGATGTTCATCTACCCCGTCGCGGCACCCTGGTGGCCTGGACAACCCAGGGCTTTCCGCCCGGCGCACCCTACAAGGGTCCTGCGGGCAAGGACTTCGTGCCGTTCGGCGTCGGCCTGGTACAGCTCGATGATGTGATTCGGGTCGAGGGCCGGCTCACCGAAAACGACCCGCAGAAGCTGGAATTCGGCATGGAGGTCGAGCTGACCATGGTGCCGTTCACCACCGACGACGAGGGCAACGAGATCATCACCTTCGCCTTCCAGCCGGTCTAG
- a CDS encoding glycine-rich domain-containing protein encodes MRRWRGDPVDRVLVAALELELPPAVFKTCPWQPRELIDTGLRQWLRCCAAALRDDQVIGMPSHAVDEAWHGLILCTVRYAAFCERAYGRFLHHHPEGGAPAGALADSADEQLRRTVIAWSMVAQPGEHCVLWDLDRCVGVDQPWGMDLATVAAVEADISRVMSRGGNG; translated from the coding sequence GTGCGGCGTTGGCGCGGCGATCCGGTCGATCGCGTGCTGGTTGCGGCGTTGGAACTCGAACTTCCGCCCGCCGTGTTCAAGACGTGTCCGTGGCAGCCTCGGGAGCTCATCGACACCGGCCTGCGGCAATGGTTGAGGTGTTGCGCCGCGGCGCTGCGCGACGATCAGGTCATCGGGATGCCATCTCACGCCGTTGACGAGGCATGGCACGGCCTGATCCTGTGCACCGTCCGGTACGCCGCGTTCTGCGAAAGGGCGTACGGCCGGTTCCTTCATCACCATCCCGAGGGCGGGGCACCCGCGGGCGCCCTCGCCGATTCGGCGGATGAACAACTGCGCAGGACGGTGATCGCCTGGTCGATGGTGGCGCAGCCGGGTGAGCATTGTGTGCTGTGGGACCTCGATCGGTGTGTCGGGGTAGATCAGCCGTGGGGCATGGATCTCGCGACGGTGGCGGCGGTCGAGGCCGACATCTCTCGGGTCATGTCGAGAGGCGGCAACGGCTGA
- a CDS encoding nuclear transport factor 2 family protein, whose protein sequence is MDADKAQIADVLIRYATGIDFKDWPLLRTCWTEDVDCDYGEVGRYSGVDAISGLMEQLHSSMGPTYHRLSNFTITVDGDRATARSYVFAHLQAVPDDPATWVEALGHYDDELARTPDGWRIARRTTHIARVQSGVTVIPQS, encoded by the coding sequence GTGGATGCCGACAAAGCGCAGATCGCCGACGTTCTGATCCGCTACGCCACAGGAATCGATTTCAAGGACTGGCCGTTGTTGCGCACCTGCTGGACAGAGGATGTCGACTGTGACTATGGCGAGGTCGGTCGGTATTCGGGTGTCGATGCCATCAGCGGATTGATGGAGCAGCTCCACAGCTCGATGGGGCCCACCTACCACCGGCTGTCCAACTTCACGATCACTGTCGACGGCGATCGCGCCACGGCCAGGTCCTACGTCTTCGCGCATCTGCAGGCGGTTCCCGACGATCCGGCCACTTGGGTTGAGGCCCTTGGCCATTACGACGACGAACTCGCCCGCACTCCCGACGGATGGCGCATCGCGCGCCGGACCACGCACATCGCGCGGGTGCAGTCCGGTGTCACGGTGATCCCGCAGTCATGA
- a CDS encoding VOC family protein produces MILPGPIRQIGYIVEDLDAALGPWIDLGVGPFFVMRGIPIRASYRGDPCEVTISMALANSGEMQIELIQQEDSTPSIYTEFLAASGPGYHQLAYWTDDFDATMASVRDAGWPVVWLGDENVGTRFAYLEPPNSPATVIEIMEDNEITSGMGKFVRDAAIDWDGSDPIRVLGG; encoded by the coding sequence ATGATCCTGCCCGGACCGATCCGGCAGATCGGTTACATCGTCGAGGATCTCGATGCAGCGCTCGGCCCGTGGATCGACCTGGGTGTCGGCCCGTTCTTCGTCATGCGCGGCATTCCGATACGAGCGTCCTATCGCGGCGACCCGTGTGAGGTCACGATCTCGATGGCGCTGGCCAACAGCGGGGAGATGCAGATCGAGCTGATCCAGCAAGAGGACAGCACCCCGAGCATCTACACCGAATTTCTCGCGGCCAGTGGTCCTGGCTACCACCAACTCGCGTACTGGACGGATGATTTCGACGCGACGATGGCATCTGTGCGTGATGCCGGCTGGCCGGTGGTCTGGCTCGGAGACGAGAACGTCGGAACACGGTTCGCCTATCTCGAGCCGCCGAATAGTCCCGCCACCGTCATCGAGATCATGGAAGACAACGAAATCACTTCCGGCATGGGTAAATTCGTCCGCGATGCCGCGATCGACTGGGACGGTAGCGACCCGATCCGGGTGCTGGGCGGTTAA
- a CDS encoding enoyl-CoA hydratase/isomerase family protein translates to MVDLELDDGLAVITIDRLHARNAISLETMDQLEKALDSADGARALVITGAGDRAFVSGGDLKELSALRTELDASAMAFRMRTICDRIAGFPGPTIAALNGHALGGGAEFAVSADIRVAADDIKIGFNQVALEIMPAWGGAERLVALVGYSQALLLAGSGTIIGASEAERLGLVDRVIPRASFDSGWRDLARAMAGRPAGEIKRVMKGATTTEAVAAFARLWVSDEHWSAADKVMKRDK, encoded by the coding sequence ATGGTCGACCTCGAGCTGGACGACGGGCTGGCGGTCATCACCATCGACCGGCTGCATGCGCGCAACGCCATTTCCCTGGAGACGATGGACCAGCTGGAGAAGGCGCTCGACAGCGCCGACGGTGCACGGGCGCTCGTCATCACCGGCGCCGGTGACCGCGCCTTCGTCTCGGGCGGCGACCTCAAGGAACTCAGCGCACTGCGCACCGAGCTCGACGCCTCGGCGATGGCTTTTCGAATGCGGACCATCTGTGACCGGATCGCCGGCTTTCCCGGGCCGACGATCGCGGCATTGAACGGGCACGCACTGGGTGGGGGGGCCGAGTTCGCGGTGTCTGCGGACATCCGGGTCGCCGCCGACGACATCAAGATCGGATTCAACCAGGTGGCGCTGGAGATCATGCCTGCGTGGGGCGGAGCCGAACGTCTCGTCGCGCTGGTCGGTTACAGCCAGGCGTTGCTGCTGGCGGGCAGCGGCACCATCATCGGTGCATCGGAGGCCGAACGGTTGGGGCTGGTGGACCGCGTCATCCCGCGGGCATCGTTCGACAGCGGCTGGCGTGATCTCGCCCGCGCAATGGCCGGCCGCCCGGCAGGAGAGATCAAGCGCGTCATGAAGGGCGCGACGACCACGGAGGCTGTCGCAGCCTTTGCGCGCCTGTGGGTTTCAGACGAACACTGGTCAGCCGCCGACAAAGTGATGAAGCGCGATAAGTAG